One Glycine max cultivar Williams 82 chromosome 4, Glycine_max_v4.0, whole genome shotgun sequence DNA segment encodes these proteins:
- the LOC100789180 gene encoding CBL-interacting serine/threonine-protein kinase 6: protein MKTGQQVAIKVVGKEKVIKVGMIEQVKREISVMKMVKHQNIVELHEVMASKSKIYIVMELVRGGELFNKVSKGRLKEDVARLYFQQLISAVDFCHSRGVYHRDLKPENLLLDEHGNLKVSDFRLIAFSEHLKEDGLLHTTCGMPAYVSPEVIVKKGYDGAKADIWSCGVILYILLTGFLPFQDDNLVAMIIWWG, encoded by the coding sequence ATGAAAACAGGGCAGCAGGTGGCCATAAAGGTGGTGGGAAAAGAAAAGGTGATAAAGGTCGGAATGATAGAGCAGGTGAAGAGGGAGATCTCGGTGATGAAGATGGTGAAGCACCAAAACATCGTCGAACTCCACGAAGTCATGGCCAGCAAGTCCAAGATCTATATTGTCATGGAACTCGTCCGCGGCGGAGAGCTCTTCAACAAGGTCTCTAAAGGCCGCTTAAAGGAGGACGTGGCAAGACTCTACTTCCAGCAGTTAATCTCCGCCGTCGACTTCTGCCACAGCCGCGGTGTCTACCACCGTGACCTCAAGCCGGAAAACCTCCTCCTGGACGAACACGGCAACCTCAAAGTCTCTGACTTTAGACTCATCGCTTTCTCCGAACACCTCAAGGAGGACGGGCTGTTACACACCACGTGCGGCATGCCTGCGTACGTGTCGCCTGAAGTGATAGTGAAAAAAGGCTATGACGGTGCCAAGGCTGATATATGGTCATGTGGTGTAATCCTCTACATTCTCCTCACAGGCTTTTTACCCTTTCAGGATGATAATTTGGTTGCCATGATAATTTGGTGGGGTTAA